A single genomic interval of Cupriavidus necator harbors:
- a CDS encoding LLM class flavin-dependent oxidoreductase, whose protein sequence is MRFSLIYEAQTVDASRAGDHKVFDEIMEQVVLAEDMGFDVVWAVEHTALTNYAHMSAPETFLAFVAGRTQRIGIGHGVVCLPPAMNHPVKVAERIATLDILSGGRVHFGVGKGGTQQEAGTFGYDLNSLHPMIDESMYLIPKIMTQDEIEHDGEFIKIPRRPIHPKPRQDPHPLMYLACTNADTLQRAGARGMGALVLGFGGPEDVAKKNEIYRTAWETRKPEDQVGFRPHQHLAALCPTIVLEDGLAARKIGIKGQRYFMESLSYWYAGGERPDPSTWDDEHVTATDAQGKAVINTKFASEKVSVDFSDPSMMMLNPNHAYGTVEDCIGYVQRLIDSGADEILFICQMGTVPQWAQLETIRNIGEHVIPHFRKQGRKLRALA, encoded by the coding sequence ATGCGTTTTTCACTGATCTATGAAGCCCAGACCGTCGATGCCTCGCGTGCCGGCGACCACAAGGTGTTCGATGAAATCATGGAACAGGTGGTGCTGGCCGAGGACATGGGCTTTGACGTGGTCTGGGCGGTCGAGCACACCGCACTGACCAACTATGCGCACATGAGCGCGCCGGAAACCTTCCTGGCCTTCGTCGCCGGGCGCACGCAGCGCATCGGCATCGGCCACGGCGTGGTGTGCCTGCCGCCGGCGATGAACCATCCGGTCAAGGTGGCCGAGCGCATCGCCACGCTGGACATCCTGTCCGGAGGCCGCGTGCACTTCGGCGTGGGCAAGGGCGGCACCCAGCAGGAGGCCGGCACCTTCGGCTACGACCTGAACAGCCTGCACCCGATGATCGACGAATCGATGTACCTGATCCCGAAGATCATGACGCAGGACGAGATCGAGCACGACGGCGAGTTCATCAAGATCCCGCGCCGCCCGATCCACCCCAAGCCGCGCCAGGACCCGCACCCGCTGATGTACCTGGCCTGCACCAATGCCGACACGCTGCAGCGCGCCGGCGCGCGCGGCATGGGCGCGCTGGTGCTTGGCTTTGGCGGCCCCGAGGATGTCGCCAAAAAGAACGAGATCTACCGTACCGCGTGGGAGACCCGCAAGCCTGAGGACCAGGTGGGCTTCCGCCCGCACCAGCACCTGGCCGCGCTGTGCCCGACCATCGTGCTGGAAGACGGCCTGGCCGCGCGCAAGATCGGCATCAAGGGCCAGCGTTATTTCATGGAGTCGCTGTCGTACTGGTATGCCGGCGGCGAGCGGCCCGACCCGTCCACCTGGGACGACGAGCATGTCACCGCCACGGACGCGCAGGGCAAGGCCGTCATCAACACCAAGTTCGCCTCAGAGAAGGTCTCGGTGGATTTCAGCGACCCGTCGATGATGATGCTCAACCCCAACCATGCCTACGGTACCGTCGAGGACTGTATCGGCTACGTGCAGCGCCTGATCGATTCCGGCGCCGACGAGATCCTGTTCATCTGCCAGATGGGCACGGTGCCGCAGTGGGCGCAGCTGGAAACCATCCGCAATATCGGCGAGCACGTGATCCCGCACTTCCGCAAGCAGGGACGGAAGCTGCGCGCGCTGGCTTGA
- a CDS encoding 3,4-dihydroxy-2-butanone-4-phosphate synthase: protein MSATTLPPMADVLAALAAGQRVLVIEDETDEATGCVLVAAERASEADVNFMAAEARGLVCMAITEARRALLQLPPMAANHRQRERYTVSIEAASGVSTGISAADRALTLRVAAAARAQPHDLVQPGHIFPVVAQPDGVLRRAGFAEACSDLPALAGRVAAGAYAMLLDDDGDLLRGPALLAFARHHGLPAVSISGLIHHRLLTESALCRTHSTELATPYGCFTVHAYHDAPVDALHLALVLGQPDPQRPVLTRVQAVEMQRDVLGFGAPALPAWNLERSLARIGAEGCGVLVLLDERESPQQRLERLAAPAAATPAPAFAQRALGVGAQILRDVGAHRLRLLSHPVPYRAVTGFDLEVTEFVPPC from the coding sequence ATGAGCGCCACCACACTGCCGCCGATGGCCGACGTGCTCGCGGCACTGGCCGCGGGCCAGCGTGTGCTGGTGATCGAGGACGAGACCGACGAGGCCACCGGCTGCGTCCTGGTTGCCGCCGAGCGCGCCAGCGAGGCCGATGTCAACTTCATGGCCGCCGAGGCGCGCGGCCTGGTCTGCATGGCAATCACCGAGGCGCGCCGCGCGCTGCTGCAGCTGCCGCCGATGGCCGCGAACCACCGCCAGCGCGAGCGCTACACGGTGTCGATCGAAGCGGCCAGCGGCGTCAGCACCGGCATCTCCGCCGCCGACCGCGCGCTCACGCTGCGCGTGGCGGCGGCAGCGCGCGCGCAGCCGCATGACCTGGTCCAGCCCGGCCACATCTTCCCGGTGGTGGCCCAGCCCGACGGCGTGCTGCGCCGCGCGGGCTTTGCCGAGGCCTGCTCCGACCTGCCGGCGCTGGCCGGGCGCGTGGCCGCCGGCGCCTACGCGATGCTGCTCGATGACGACGGCGACCTGCTGCGCGGCCCCGCCCTGCTGGCCTTCGCGCGGCACCACGGCCTGCCGGCGGTTTCGATCAGCGGGCTGATCCACCACCGGCTGCTGACCGAAAGCGCACTGTGCCGCACGCATTCGACGGAACTGGCTACGCCCTATGGATGCTTCACCGTGCACGCCTACCATGACGCGCCGGTCGATGCGCTCCATCTGGCGCTGGTGCTGGGTCAGCCCGACCCGCAGCGCCCGGTGCTGACGCGCGTGCAGGCAGTGGAAATGCAGCGCGACGTGCTCGGCTTCGGCGCGCCGGCCCTGCCCGCCTGGAACCTGGAGCGCTCGCTCGCCCGCATCGGCGCCGAAGGTTGTGGGGTGCTGGTGCTGCTGGATGAGCGCGAATCGCCGCAGCAGCGGCTGGAGCGGCTGGCAGCGCCGGCCGCCGCCACGCCGGCGCCGGCCTTCGCGCAACGCGCGCTGGGGGTCGGGGCGCAGATCCTGCGCGATGTGGGGGCGCACAGGCTGCGCCTGCTCAGCCACCCGGTGCCGTATCGCGCCGTCACCGGCTTCGACCTGGAGGTCACCGAGTTCGTGCCGCCGTGCTGA
- a CDS encoding alpha/beta hydrolase, with protein MPLDPQARAVLEAMAAMPSPDFSALRAADYRAALAAMPAFAPGDTVAAQQDLTIDGAAGPLKARLYRPDDGTALPLVVYFHGGGFVLCGLDSHDNICRGLARRSGALVLSVDYRLAPEARFPAAADDAVAAVRWAAAHAAQLGADPARLAVAGDSAGGNLAAVACQQLRGSAIALRHQLLLYPYLDCSDAAATSASYRECAQGYFLSAAELDWYRAQYLANPADATDVRASPLHQRELHGLPPATIITAEYDPLRDQGEAYGEALQRAGGSATVRRWPGQFHGFISMQGMIDAASDALDAAAASLRQAFGSTSRQEAA; from the coding sequence ATGCCGCTCGATCCCCAGGCCCGCGCCGTGCTTGAAGCCATGGCCGCCATGCCCAGCCCCGACTTTTCCGCGCTGCGCGCGGCCGACTACCGTGCCGCGCTGGCTGCCATGCCCGCGTTCGCGCCCGGCGACACCGTCGCCGCGCAGCAAGACCTCACCATCGATGGCGCCGCAGGCCCGCTGAAGGCCCGCCTGTACCGGCCCGACGACGGCACCGCACTGCCGCTCGTGGTCTATTTCCATGGCGGCGGCTTTGTCCTCTGCGGCCTCGATTCGCACGACAACATCTGCCGCGGCCTGGCGCGCCGCAGCGGCGCGCTGGTGCTGTCGGTCGACTACCGGCTCGCGCCGGAGGCACGCTTCCCGGCCGCGGCCGACGACGCCGTCGCGGCCGTGCGCTGGGCCGCCGCGCATGCGGCGCAACTGGGCGCCGACCCGGCCCGCCTTGCCGTGGCCGGCGACAGCGCCGGCGGCAACCTTGCCGCCGTTGCCTGCCAGCAGCTGCGCGGCAGCGCCATCGCGCTGCGGCACCAGCTGCTGCTCTACCCCTACCTGGACTGCAGCGACGCCGCGGCCACCAGCGCCAGCTACCGCGAATGCGCGCAGGGCTACTTCCTCAGTGCCGCGGAACTGGACTGGTATCGCGCCCAGTACCTGGCCAACCCGGCGGACGCCACCGATGTGCGCGCCAGCCCGCTGCACCAGCGCGAGCTGCATGGCCTGCCGCCAGCCACCATCATCACCGCCGAATACGACCCGCTGCGCGACCAGGGCGAGGCCTATGGCGAGGCCCTGCAGCGCGCGGGCGGCAGCGCCACCGTGCGCCGCTGGCCCGGCCAGTTTCACGGCTTTATCAGCATGCAGGGGATGATCGATGCCGCCAGCGATGCACTGGATGCGGCCGCGGCATCGCTGCGCCAGGCCTTCGGCAGTACCAGCCGGCAGGAGGCAGCATGA
- a CDS encoding SDR family NAD(P)-dependent oxidoreductase, with product MAANPRQQAAVITGAASGIGRALAQALAAQGYALALADIDAGALEAVREALAGQGANVIAVPTDVCDARQIEHLCEESFLRLGRVDLLVNNAGVLVTGRCWELPPEVFDHVMRVNLWSVLHALRCFVPRMAAQGAGHIVNVASMAGLAVGPWLAPYTLSKQAVVALSEGLALELQAAGLPLGVSVVCPGPVATGIAAGLDGGGAQEVDHMNGALRSGIAAGITPDAVARYILDGVSAGQFWILPHEQAVHAALARAQGIAAGTAPAFAL from the coding sequence ATGGCGGCAAACCCGCGGCAGCAGGCCGCAGTGATCACCGGAGCGGCAAGCGGCATCGGCCGCGCGCTCGCGCAGGCGCTGGCAGCGCAAGGCTACGCGCTGGCGCTGGCCGATATCGACGCCGGCGCGCTTGAAGCGGTGCGCGAGGCGCTTGCCGGCCAGGGGGCGAACGTCATCGCCGTCCCCACCGATGTCTGCGACGCGCGGCAGATCGAGCACCTATGTGAAGAGAGCTTCCTGCGCCTGGGCCGTGTGGACCTGCTGGTCAACAACGCCGGCGTGCTCGTCACCGGCCGCTGCTGGGAGCTGCCGCCGGAAGTGTTCGACCACGTGATGCGCGTCAACCTGTGGAGCGTGCTGCACGCGCTGCGCTGCTTCGTGCCGCGCATGGCGGCACAAGGCGCCGGCCATATCGTCAACGTGGCCTCGATGGCCGGCCTGGCCGTGGGGCCGTGGCTGGCCCCCTACACGCTGTCCAAGCAAGCGGTGGTGGCGCTCAGCGAAGGGCTCGCGCTGGAGTTGCAGGCGGCGGGCCTGCCGCTGGGCGTGTCCGTGGTCTGCCCCGGTCCGGTGGCCACCGGCATCGCTGCCGGCCTCGACGGCGGCGGCGCGCAGGAGGTGGACCACATGAACGGCGCGCTGCGCAGCGGCATTGCCGCCGGCATCACGCCGGACGCGGTCGCGCGCTACATCCTGGACGGGGTCTCGGCCGGCCAGTTCTGGATCCTGCCACACGAGCAGGCCGTGCATGCGGCGCTTGCGCGCGCGCAAGGCATTGCCGCCGGCACCGCGCCGGCGTTCGCGCTCTGA
- a CDS encoding helix-turn-helix transcriptional regulator, which translates to MLMEVSQNQAAAHLFAQATVSLSEFSTLLGNIYQGPMEQVPWGKALEQIRRQLNANYCTLILRSPATDRPGLMINASEHGSTLPGETSYNNYYYALDPFIGLPSDRVVTIDEHLGPGAWCQSELYQQFLKDIGIRYILGADLRTDDGVECRFRVCREHDGRDFSAADKALCTALLPHLKRAVDLHSRIDVVESERTVYASAIDRMLVGMVILDESGTIIKTNAAADEILGAKDGIRVAKGSLDVEYGQENRKFQRLLRQAMMGHLGTTPALMEAMSITRPSGSARLGVLIRTIPLSEWSEDNRKRPACVVFIRDPERRSQASHEVVRQLFDFTPAETQLALQLANGLTLDEAADELGISKNTARAHLRAIFSKTGVTRQATLVRMLLSSVISLG; encoded by the coding sequence ATGCTGATGGAGGTTAGCCAGAACCAGGCGGCCGCACACCTGTTCGCGCAGGCGACGGTGTCGCTGTCGGAGTTCAGCACATTGCTGGGCAATATCTACCAGGGCCCGATGGAGCAGGTGCCCTGGGGCAAGGCACTGGAACAGATCCGCCGCCAGCTCAATGCCAACTATTGCACCCTGATCCTGCGCTCGCCGGCCACGGACCGGCCCGGGCTGATGATCAATGCGTCCGAGCATGGCTCGACCTTGCCGGGCGAGACCTCCTACAACAACTACTACTACGCGCTCGACCCGTTCATCGGCCTGCCGTCGGACCGGGTGGTGACCATCGATGAGCATCTCGGGCCCGGCGCCTGGTGCCAGAGCGAGCTCTACCAGCAGTTCCTCAAGGACATCGGCATCCGCTACATCCTTGGCGCGGACCTGCGTACCGATGACGGCGTCGAATGCCGCTTCCGCGTGTGCCGCGAGCATGACGGACGCGACTTCTCCGCCGCGGACAAGGCGCTGTGCACCGCGCTGCTGCCGCACCTGAAGCGCGCGGTGGACCTGCACTCGCGCATCGACGTGGTTGAATCCGAGCGCACCGTCTATGCCAGCGCCATCGACCGCATGCTGGTCGGGATGGTGATCCTGGACGAGTCCGGCACCATCATCAAGACCAATGCCGCCGCCGATGAAATCCTGGGCGCCAAGGATGGCATCCGTGTCGCCAAAGGCAGCCTGGACGTGGAATACGGCCAGGAGAACCGCAAGTTCCAGCGCCTGCTGCGCCAGGCCATGATGGGCCACCTCGGCACCACGCCGGCGCTGATGGAAGCGATGTCGATCACGCGCCCGTCCGGCAGCGCCAGGCTGGGCGTGCTGATCCGCACCATCCCGCTCAGCGAGTGGTCCGAGGACAACCGCAAGCGCCCCGCCTGCGTGGTGTTCATCCGCGACCCCGAGCGGCGCTCGCAGGCCTCGCACGAGGTCGTGCGCCAGCTGTTCGACTTCACCCCGGCGGAGACGCAGCTGGCGCTGCAGCTGGCCAACGGGCTCACGCTCGATGAGGCTGCGGACGAGCTCGGCATCAGCAAGAACACGGCGCGCGCGCACCTGCGCGCGATCTTCTCCAAGACCGGCGTGACCCGGCAGGCCACGCTGGTGCGCATGCTGCTGAGCAGCGTGATTTCTCTCGGCTAA
- a CDS encoding SDR family oxidoreductase, translating to MLLKDKVVIVSGIGPGLGVKLAVEAAREGARAVAIAARTAAKLDDAQARIDALGADCEVLKVVTDITDRAQSRHLAGETMRRFGRIDALVNSAFQHGNFPEPVEAADLDVWRQVFDTNVFGTMTLTQEVAALMKPQGGGAIVMINTQATRKPMPGESGYATSKGALAVAVKYLARELGPHGIRANSIFMGWMWGEPVQGYVRHAAAEQGVSEDTVIAPVTAQIALGRMPTDDDCARAALFLVSDYARAITGASLDANGGDFMP from the coding sequence ATGCTGTTGAAAGACAAGGTCGTCATCGTGTCGGGAATCGGTCCCGGGCTGGGCGTCAAGCTGGCCGTTGAGGCGGCGCGCGAAGGCGCCCGCGCCGTTGCCATCGCCGCGCGCACCGCGGCGAAGCTGGACGACGCCCAAGCCCGCATCGATGCACTAGGCGCCGACTGCGAAGTGCTCAAGGTGGTGACCGACATCACCGACCGGGCCCAGTCCCGGCACCTGGCCGGCGAGACCATGCGCCGCTTCGGCCGCATCGATGCGCTGGTCAACAGCGCCTTCCAGCATGGCAACTTCCCCGAGCCGGTGGAAGCGGCCGACCTGGATGTCTGGCGCCAGGTGTTCGACACTAACGTGTTCGGCACCATGACGCTGACGCAGGAAGTGGCGGCGCTGATGAAGCCGCAGGGCGGCGGCGCCATTGTCATGATCAACACCCAGGCCACGCGCAAGCCGATGCCCGGCGAATCCGGCTACGCGACGTCCAAGGGCGCGCTGGCGGTGGCGGTCAAGTACCTGGCGCGCGAACTGGGCCCGCATGGCATCCGCGCCAACAGCATCTTCATGGGCTGGATGTGGGGCGAGCCGGTGCAGGGCTATGTGCGCCACGCCGCGGCCGAGCAGGGCGTGAGCGAGGACACCGTGATCGCGCCGGTGACCGCGCAGATTGCGCTGGGCCGCATGCCGACCGACGACGACTGCGCGCGCGCTGCGCTGTTTCTCGTGTCAGACTACGCTAGGGCCATCACCGGCGCTTCGCTCGATGCCAACGGCGGCGATTTCATGCCCTGA
- a CDS encoding VOC family protein: MQARLLLYPVADIDTALPFFTEGLGLPVKFRDGNRYCALDAGALTLALVAGEERLVDQPALAFKVDEGDDIAAAMARLVGAGAGVTLPAAQGPHETRAVLETPEGFALVLSAKP; this comes from the coding sequence ATGCAAGCCAGGCTGCTGCTTTACCCCGTCGCGGACATCGACACCGCGCTGCCGTTCTTCACGGAAGGACTCGGACTACCGGTGAAGTTTCGCGACGGAAACCGCTATTGCGCGCTCGACGCGGGCGCGCTGACGCTGGCGCTGGTGGCCGGCGAGGAACGCCTGGTGGACCAGCCCGCGCTGGCCTTCAAGGTGGATGAGGGTGACGATATCGCCGCGGCAATGGCGCGGCTGGTGGGTGCCGGTGCCGGCGTGACGCTGCCCGCGGCGCAGGGGCCGCATGAGACGCGCGCGGTGCTGGAAACGCCGGAAGGCTTTGCGCTGGTGCTCAGCGCAAAGCCCTGA
- a CDS encoding acyl-CoA dehydrogenase family protein has protein sequence MHHDNNPKELAARLIARAEQMIPVLAERAAQAEAEARIPAETIADMQAAGFFKVLQPRRHGGYELDPQTFFRIQMALAKGCMSTAWVYGVVGVHNWQLALFDERAQQEVWGSNPATLIASTYMPVGKVTPVEDGYRFSGHWKFSSGSELCDWIFLGGLVPPAEPGGAYDYRTFLLPRSDYKIVRNWDVLGLRATGSHDIVVEDVFVPEYRTHRAVDGAMGTSPGLAVNDVPLYRLPFAQIFVRAVCTACIGALEGTLDDFVAYADGRVSSNGGGKTAEDGGAQMACANAQVAIDEMRTILERNFDELLAVAREGGQVQTPRRLHFRYQSAQVAERCAQLANGLLRYAGGNGIYRSNPMVRRFLDLHAARAHYANNLDRFGQNLGGVMMGRANTDFFI, from the coding sequence GTGCATCACGACAACAATCCCAAGGAACTGGCGGCACGGCTGATCGCGCGTGCCGAGCAGATGATTCCGGTGCTGGCCGAGCGCGCCGCGCAGGCCGAGGCCGAAGCGCGCATTCCCGCCGAGACCATTGCCGACATGCAGGCCGCGGGCTTCTTCAAGGTGCTGCAGCCCCGCCGCCACGGCGGCTACGAACTCGATCCGCAGACCTTCTTCCGCATCCAGATGGCGCTGGCCAAGGGCTGCATGTCCACCGCCTGGGTCTATGGCGTGGTCGGCGTGCACAACTGGCAGCTGGCACTGTTCGACGAGCGCGCGCAGCAGGAAGTGTGGGGCAGCAACCCTGCCACGCTGATCGCCTCGACCTATATGCCGGTGGGCAAGGTCACGCCGGTCGAAGACGGCTATCGCTTCTCCGGCCACTGGAAGTTCTCCAGCGGCAGCGAACTGTGCGACTGGATCTTCCTGGGCGGGCTGGTGCCGCCGGCCGAGCCGGGCGGCGCCTATGACTACCGCACCTTCCTGCTGCCGCGCTCCGACTACAAGATCGTGCGCAACTGGGATGTGCTGGGCCTGCGCGCGACCGGCAGCCACGATATCGTGGTCGAGGACGTGTTCGTGCCCGAGTACCGCACCCACCGCGCCGTCGATGGCGCCATGGGCACCAGCCCGGGGCTGGCGGTCAATGACGTTCCGCTGTACCGGCTGCCGTTCGCGCAGATCTTCGTGCGCGCGGTGTGCACCGCCTGCATCGGCGCGCTGGAAGGCACGCTCGATGACTTTGTCGCCTATGCCGACGGCCGCGTCAGCAGCAACGGTGGCGGAAAGACCGCGGAAGACGGCGGCGCGCAGATGGCTTGCGCCAACGCGCAGGTCGCCATCGACGAGATGCGGACCATCCTTGAGCGCAATTTCGACGAGCTGCTGGCCGTTGCGCGTGAAGGCGGCCAGGTGCAGACCCCGCGCCGCCTGCATTTCCGCTACCAGTCCGCGCAAGTGGCCGAGCGCTGCGCGCAGCTGGCCAACGGCCTGCTGCGCTATGCCGGCGGCAACGGCATCTACCGCAGCAACCCGATGGTGCGCCGCTTCCTCGACCTGCATGCGGCCCGCGCCCACTACGCCAACAACCTGGACCGCTTCGGCCAGAACCTGGGCGGCGTGATGATGGGCCGCGCCAACACTGACTTCTTCATTTGA
- a CDS encoding DUF1214 domain-containing protein: MANSAEEQLLSGQTWAEFCEVLKRSGQQILRPEAPSDALTRAEGFRYLSRLLRIALEMHVEFADPAFPGFFSPSHETAKIGADNPDNLYRYARLDGSAEYRIRGRRGTVAYLSFGTQKGGYETDGRMVQTGFLDSNKLAVAADGSFEIALSARQHEGNWVRMEPGTNALVVRQTFMDRKAETPAELHIERLNGSDKPPVLDAERLHGGLLRAAGFVEGTARIFADWAQGYGGHVNALPPADQAVCQAAGGDPNIFYYHSCWALADDEALVVEVDRVPACDFWNFQINNYWMESLDYRYHDICLNKHSARLDANGGVTVVLSARDPGLPNWLEAAGHRNGTMCWRWVGAAQPVHPRTRVVKLESLRNECRENA; the protein is encoded by the coding sequence ATGGCGAACTCCGCCGAAGAACAATTGCTGAGCGGCCAGACCTGGGCCGAGTTTTGCGAGGTGCTCAAGCGCAGCGGGCAGCAGATCCTGCGCCCGGAGGCCCCGTCGGACGCGCTCACGCGCGCCGAGGGCTTCCGCTACCTGAGCCGCCTGCTGCGCATTGCGCTGGAGATGCATGTGGAATTTGCCGATCCGGCGTTTCCCGGCTTCTTCTCGCCGTCGCACGAAACCGCCAAGATCGGCGCGGACAATCCGGACAACCTGTACCGATACGCACGCCTGGACGGCAGTGCCGAGTACCGCATCCGCGGCCGGCGCGGCACGGTGGCGTACCTGAGTTTCGGCACGCAGAAGGGCGGCTATGAAACCGACGGGCGCATGGTCCAGACCGGCTTTCTCGACAGCAACAAGCTGGCAGTGGCGGCCGATGGCAGTTTCGAGATCGCCCTCAGCGCGCGCCAGCACGAAGGCAACTGGGTGCGCATGGAGCCGGGCACCAACGCGCTGGTGGTGCGGCAGACCTTTATGGACCGCAAGGCCGAGACCCCGGCCGAACTGCACATCGAGCGCCTCAATGGCAGCGACAAGCCGCCCGTGCTCGACGCTGAACGCCTGCATGGCGGCCTGCTGCGCGCCGCTGGCTTTGTCGAGGGGACCGCGCGCATCTTCGCCGACTGGGCCCAGGGCTATGGCGGCCATGTCAATGCGCTGCCGCCCGCCGACCAGGCCGTATGCCAGGCGGCCGGCGGCGATCCCAACATCTTCTACTACCACTCCTGCTGGGCGCTGGCGGACGACGAGGCGCTGGTGGTCGAGGTGGACCGGGTGCCGGCCTGCGATTTCTGGAATTTCCAGATCAACAACTACTGGATGGAGTCGCTCGACTACCGCTACCACGACATCTGCCTGAACAAGCACAGTGCCCGCCTGGATGCCAACGGCGGCGTCACCGTCGTCCTCAGCGCGCGCGATCCGGGCCTGCCCAACTGGCTGGAAGCCGCGGGCCACCGCAACGGCACCATGTGCTGGCGCTGGGTGGGGGCGGCGCAGCCGGTGCATCCGCGCACGCGCGTGGTCAAGCTTGAATCGCTCAGGAATGAATGCCGGGAGAACGCATGA
- a CDS encoding sulfotransferase family protein, whose product MNTIASDHTAVLDVERLLAQASAQSGGLTDFGPGDYREALAVLSDSLAREAGLSPQGAQMLQGKLQAQLVNRLVIQDYCRRYPEILEERVDDPLVIVGLPRTGTTLLQRMLATDARFHSAAWWETRYPAPLPGEDVRDAGRRIGLAREEVAQMIRFIPDILAIHPLDAMAADEEFMLMEHSFLCAMDSYANVPSYTDWLARQDHTQVYAYLKTMLQFLQWQKRQRGEPPAQRWVLKTPQHLHTLEILFRVFPGAQVVLTHRDPAQTIPSMASMAHTLWKLYADAPDAATVGRQWSGQMQRATAHAMTVRDGLPADCFLDVRFEDTVRDPFGVAQAVYRFAGMPLTESARAGMWAWMEGNPRNQRAAHAYTLEQFGLSQEQLERDFAGYRARHILKQN is encoded by the coding sequence ATGAACACCATCGCATCCGACCACACCGCAGTGCTTGACGTGGAGCGACTGCTGGCACAGGCCAGCGCACAGTCCGGCGGACTGACTGACTTTGGCCCGGGCGATTACCGCGAGGCGCTGGCGGTGCTGTCCGACTCGCTTGCGCGCGAAGCCGGGCTGTCGCCGCAGGGCGCGCAGATGCTGCAAGGCAAGCTGCAGGCGCAACTGGTGAACCGGCTGGTGATCCAGGACTACTGCCGGCGCTATCCCGAAATCCTGGAAGAGCGCGTCGACGATCCGCTGGTGATCGTCGGCCTGCCGCGCACCGGCACCACGCTGCTGCAGCGCATGCTGGCCACGGACGCGCGCTTCCACTCGGCGGCGTGGTGGGAAACGCGCTACCCGGCGCCGCTGCCCGGCGAGGACGTGCGCGATGCCGGCCGGCGCATCGGGCTGGCGCGCGAGGAGGTGGCGCAGATGATCCGCTTTATCCCGGACATCCTCGCCATCCATCCGCTCGACGCGATGGCGGCCGACGAGGAATTCATGCTGATGGAGCATTCCTTCCTGTGCGCGATGGATTCCTACGCCAACGTGCCGTCCTATACCGACTGGCTGGCGCGCCAGGACCACACCCAGGTCTATGCCTACCTGAAGACCATGCTGCAGTTCCTGCAGTGGCAGAAGCGGCAGCGCGGCGAGCCGCCGGCGCAGCGGTGGGTGCTGAAGACGCCGCAGCACCTGCATACGCTGGAAATCCTGTTCCGGGTCTTCCCCGGCGCGCAGGTCGTGCTGACCCATCGCGACCCCGCCCAGACCATTCCGTCGATGGCCAGCATGGCGCATACGCTGTGGAAGCTGTACGCCGACGCGCCCGATGCCGCCACGGTGGGGCGGCAGTGGAGCGGGCAGATGCAGCGCGCCACCGCCCATGCCATGACGGTGCGCGACGGGCTGCCTGCCGATTGCTTCCTCGACGTGCGTTTCGAGGATACCGTGCGCGATCCCTTCGGCGTGGCGCAGGCGGTCTACCGCTTTGCCGGCATGCCGCTGACCGAGTCCGCGCGCGCCGGCATGTGGGCATGGATGGAGGGCAACCCGCGCAACCAGCGCGCGGCGCACGCCTATACGCTGGAGCAGTTCGGACTGAGCCAGGAACAACTGGAACGCGATTTCGCCGGCTACCGCGCACGGCACATCCTGAAGCAAAACTAA